In Devosia sp. XK-2, one DNA window encodes the following:
- a CDS encoding anti-sigma factor, protein MSAGDDIGGTARGALVAEYVLGLLGPAEHARVEALIAADPGLQAERDFWATRFAALDGEFAAVAAPAHAFARIEARLFGPADRPSFWNSLVLWRSVAAGALAVAVAAIGLNLMRPAPDVTSLTTQLVAALAAEGSDVRFLALYDGSGAVRLTALSGEVPSDRDLELWAIQGGRDPISMGVIPVNRRSVVELSEEVQAGWGEGSVLAVTLEPKGGAPEGKATGPVVALGEVHQI, encoded by the coding sequence ATGAGCGCAGGAGACGATATTGGCGGCACGGCGCGGGGCGCGCTGGTGGCCGAATATGTCCTGGGCCTGCTCGGGCCGGCCGAGCATGCGCGTGTCGAGGCGCTGATCGCCGCCGATCCCGGCCTGCAGGCAGAGCGGGATTTCTGGGCGACCCGCTTTGCGGCGCTGGATGGCGAATTTGCCGCAGTGGCCGCGCCCGCCCATGCCTTTGCCAGGATCGAGGCACGCTTGTTTGGGCCCGCAGATAGGCCATCCTTTTGGAACAGCCTGGTCCTTTGGCGCAGCGTCGCCGCCGGCGCCTTGGCGGTTGCCGTCGCTGCCATCGGGCTCAACCTCATGCGGCCAGCACCAGATGTGACCAGCCTGACGACCCAGCTCGTCGCCGCGCTCGCGGCCGAGGGCAGCGATGTGCGGTTCCTGGCGCTTTATGACGGCTCCGGCGCGGTGCGGCTGACGGCCCTTTCGGGTGAGGTCCCCTCAGATCGCGATCTCGAACTCTGGGCCATCCAGGGTGGCCGGGATCCCATTTCCATGGGTGTTATCCCGGTCAATAGGCGCTCGGTGGTGGAACTGAGCGAGGAGGTCCAGGCTGGCTGGGGCGAAGGCTCGGTACTGGCCGTTACGCTCGAACCCAAGGGCGGGGCGCCAGAAGGTAAGGCGACCGGGCCGGTCGTGGCCCTGGGCGAAGTGCACCAGATTTGA
- the ybgF gene encoding tol-pal system protein YbgF encodes MTLRNLTKLGRAALCALGVGLCAPAAQAQTVLPPGELSGLSFNNDGGRILVAQADNAQLLVRVQQLEEQIRVLNGQVDGLTFQLTQLQEILNRLQEDSEFRFQALEGGGPGNGDAATGAGGATQPEALPQNPATNEMDVPLTDIPEQGVQPLPGEIEFDPTFDDGSVPMDDLGASGDPLVGTGQAGGLDLITGQPLDLNYDPAASQTGNPDADAQFRAGYEAMLSGDYEFAEQQFGQFIELYPDNPQVVDAGNWLGESMLARGAYAEAADALVDAYQKDPNHERAPDILLKLGVSLAGVGERETACRTFNEVSTRYPDTIPAFQARLAEEKAKAECPPA; translated from the coding sequence GTGACGCTTAGGAATTTGACGAAACTGGGCCGTGCGGCGCTATGCGCGCTGGGCGTCGGCCTCTGCGCTCCTGCGGCGCAGGCACAGACCGTACTGCCTCCGGGCGAATTGAGCGGCCTCAGCTTCAACAATGATGGCGGCCGCATTCTTGTTGCGCAGGCGGACAATGCCCAGCTTCTGGTGCGGGTGCAGCAGCTTGAAGAGCAGATCCGCGTGCTCAATGGCCAGGTGGACGGCCTGACCTTCCAGCTCACCCAGCTTCAGGAAATTCTCAACCGCCTGCAGGAAGACAGCGAATTCCGCTTCCAGGCGCTGGAAGGCGGTGGCCCGGGAAACGGTGATGCGGCAACCGGTGCAGGCGGCGCGACGCAGCCTGAGGCGTTGCCGCAAAACCCAGCCACAAACGAAATGGACGTTCCCCTGACCGACATTCCCGAGCAGGGCGTGCAGCCCCTGCCCGGCGAAATCGAGTTCGACCCGACCTTTGACGATGGATCGGTGCCCATGGACGATCTGGGCGCCTCCGGCGATCCGCTGGTCGGCACCGGACAGGCCGGCGGGCTGGACCTGATTACCGGCCAGCCGCTGGATCTCAACTATGATCCCGCTGCCAGCCAGACCGGCAATCCGGATGCCGATGCGCAATTCCGCGCCGGCTACGAGGCCATGCTTTCGGGCGATTACGAATTTGCCGAACAGCAATTCGGCCAGTTCATCGAGCTCTATCCGGACAACCCGCAGGTGGTCGATGCCGGCAATTGGCTGGGCGAATCCATGCTGGCCCGCGGCGCTTATGCCGAGGCCGCCGATGCATTGGTCGATGCCTATCAGAAAGACCCCAACCACGAACGGGCGCCCGACATTCTGCTCAAGCTAGGCGTTTCGCTGGCCGGAGTGGGTGAGCGGGAAACCGCCTGCCGGACCTTCAACGAGGTCTCGACCCGCTATCCCGACACCATTCCGGCATTCCAGGCCCGGCTGGCCGAGGAAAAGGCAAAGGCTGAATGTCCACCGGCCTAA
- a CDS encoding tetratricopeptide repeat protein: MKRLRPLLILCLAALAAPVLAQGNAAEQISDNVFGPRHPTDYAYGAFQRGYFLTALELALPRAEQGDAAAQTLIAEIYARGLGVAQSAERAAGWYQLAANNGDRLAAFELGMLYQDGVGVPRNRQRAAELFRTAAEAGYIPAKYNLALLHVEGVYVDPSLTTAASLMKEAADAELPEALYDYGAMLLEGAGLAPNIELGADYIRRAAEAGLADAQVDYATLLYLGQGVEQDIAAAAKWYGIAAEAGNVVAQNRYAKLLAVGEGVTLDLEEAAMWRALARRQGLTDPDLDRLLVSIPPDALASAEERARFWPSTPLTIETIATIPTVDGPVLPSPTDADNAPSQVVDPNPDAPPAGTGESDPDTQGP, translated from the coding sequence ATGAAACGCCTGCGCCCCCTTTTGATCCTGTGTCTTGCGGCCCTGGCCGCGCCTGTTTTGGCACAGGGCAATGCTGCCGAGCAGATCAGCGACAATGTTTTCGGCCCCCGGCATCCCACCGATTATGCCTATGGCGCCTTTCAACGCGGCTATTTCCTGACGGCCCTGGAACTGGCCCTGCCTCGCGCAGAGCAGGGCGACGCAGCAGCGCAAACGCTGATTGCCGAAATTTACGCGCGCGGTCTTGGCGTGGCGCAAAGCGCCGAACGCGCCGCGGGCTGGTATCAGCTCGCCGCCAATAATGGCGATCGCCTCGCCGCCTTCGAATTGGGCATGCTCTATCAGGATGGTGTGGGCGTACCGCGCAACCGCCAGCGCGCCGCGGAACTCTTCAGGACCGCGGCAGAGGCCGGCTATATCCCGGCCAAATACAATCTGGCCCTGCTGCACGTGGAAGGCGTCTATGTCGACCCCAGCCTCACCACCGCCGCGTCCTTAATGAAAGAAGCAGCCGACGCCGAACTGCCAGAGGCGCTCTATGACTATGGCGCCATGCTGCTCGAAGGCGCTGGCCTGGCGCCGAACATCGAACTGGGCGCCGACTATATCCGGCGTGCCGCAGAAGCCGGTCTTGCCGATGCTCAGGTCGACTACGCCACCTTGCTCTATCTGGGTCAGGGGGTGGAGCAGGACATCGCCGCAGCCGCAAAATGGTACGGAATTGCCGCTGAAGCAGGCAATGTCGTCGCTCAAAATCGCTATGCCAAGCTGCTCGCGGTCGGCGAGGGCGTGACGCTCGATCTCGAGGAAGCCGCCATGTGGAGGGCTTTGGCGCGGCGCCAGGGCCTGACCGATCCCGATCTGGATCGTCTGCTGGTCTCCATACCACCCGATGCGCTGGCCAGCGCCGAGGAGCGGGCCCGCTTCTGGCCGTCCACCCCGTTGACTATCGAGACGATCGCCACCATTCCCACTGTCGACGGCCCGGTCCTGCCCAGCCCGACCGATGCCGACAATGCGCCGAGCCAGGTGGTCGATCCCAATCCCGACGCGCCGCCAGCCGGCACGGGCGAAAGCGATCCTGACACGCAAGGCCCTTGA
- a CDS encoding aldo/keto reductase, which produces MSTQPHVSFNDGRSIPQLGLGVWQTPNDVAVEAVSTALKTGYRHIDTAAVYQNEEGVGKGIVASGVDRGDIFLTTKVWNDDQGYDETLRAMDASLKRLGTDYVDLYLIHWPSAFRGKYVETWKAMIRLREEGKAKSIGVSNFEGSYIDDLIRETGVTPAINQIQLHPRFQQKVMRDKHDKLGVVTESWSPLGQGQVLSDPVIGEIASRHGKSPAQVIIRWHLDLGLVVIPKSVTPSRIVENFDVFDFVLSDEDKAAIAGLDAADGRIGSDPVTATF; this is translated from the coding sequence ATGAGCACGCAACCCCACGTGAGCTTCAATGACGGCCGTTCGATCCCGCAACTGGGTCTGGGCGTCTGGCAGACCCCGAACGACGTGGCGGTCGAGGCGGTCAGCACGGCTCTCAAAACCGGCTACCGGCATATCGACACCGCCGCTGTCTACCAAAATGAAGAAGGCGTCGGTAAGGGCATTGTAGCCTCAGGCGTAGATCGCGGGGATATCTTCCTGACGACCAAGGTGTGGAATGACGATCAGGGCTATGACGAAACCCTTCGTGCCATGGATGCTAGCCTCAAACGTCTGGGTACGGACTATGTGGACCTTTATCTGATCCATTGGCCTTCGGCATTCCGGGGCAAATATGTCGAGACTTGGAAGGCAATGATCCGTCTTCGGGAAGAGGGCAAGGCGAAGTCCATTGGCGTCTCGAATTTCGAGGGCAGCTATATCGACGACCTGATCCGGGAAACCGGTGTGACCCCTGCGATCAATCAGATCCAGCTGCATCCGCGCTTCCAGCAGAAGGTGATGCGCGACAAGCATGACAAGCTCGGCGTTGTGACCGAGAGCTGGAGCCCGCTGGGACAGGGTCAGGTGCTGTCCGATCCGGTGATCGGGGAAATCGCCAGTCGCCACGGCAAGAGCCCGGCGCAGGTGATCATCCGCTGGCATCTCGATCTGGGGCTGGTGGTGATCCCCAAATCGGTGACGCCGAGCCGGATCGTCGAGAATTTCGACGTGTTCGACTTTGTGCTGAGCGATGAAGACAAGGCGG
- a CDS encoding peptidoglycan -binding protein, with product MPAARARRRQEANYWPGFVDALSSLLLVIIFMLSLFMLTQFFLGQEIQGRDTALARLNSQIAELTELLQLERTNSDDLNAQLATLTATLAGAQSENDALTSQLAGIDSGLDERDNTIAGLQSDLLAAEKLSDEANAQVALLNQQLAALRTQIGALEAALEASEARDAESRTQIADLGRRLNLALAQRVQDLARYRSDFFGRLREILEDRADVTVVGDRFVFQSEVLFDPGQADVNAAALPQLDSLAEAILQLETEIPTDINWVLRIDGHTDSRPISNARFPSNWELSAARAISVAQYLVSRGVSPNRLVAAGFGEFTPLDPAENEEAYRRNRRIEFKLTEG from the coding sequence ATGCCCGCAGCGCGCGCCCGCCGCAGACAGGAAGCCAATTACTGGCCCGGCTTTGTCGACGCGCTGTCGAGCCTCCTGCTCGTCATCATCTTCATGCTGTCCCTGTTCATGCTGACCCAGTTCTTCCTGGGCCAGGAAATCCAAGGCCGTGACACGGCATTGGCCCGGCTCAATAGCCAGATCGCCGAACTAACCGAATTGCTGCAGCTCGAACGCACTAATTCCGACGACCTCAACGCCCAATTGGCTACACTCACCGCCACCCTGGCCGGAGCCCAATCGGAAAACGATGCGCTGACCAGCCAATTGGCCGGTATCGATAGCGGGCTCGACGAACGCGACAACACGATTGCTGGGCTCCAATCGGATCTGCTAGCCGCCGAAAAGCTCTCTGATGAGGCCAATGCCCAAGTCGCCTTGCTCAACCAGCAATTGGCGGCGCTCAGAACCCAGATCGGTGCGCTCGAGGCCGCCCTCGAGGCCTCCGAGGCCCGCGACGCTGAATCGCGCACCCAGATCGCCGATCTCGGTCGCCGCCTCAACCTGGCGCTGGCCCAGCGCGTGCAGGACCTGGCCCGGTATCGGTCCGACTTCTTTGGCCGGCTGCGCGAAATCCTCGAAGACCGCGCCGATGTCACTGTGGTCGGTGACCGCTTCGTCTTCCAGTCCGAAGTGCTGTTCGATCCCGGACAGGCGGATGTGAACGCCGCAGCCCTGCCCCAGCTCGATTCACTTGCCGAGGCGATCCTGCAGCTCGAAACCGAGATTCCGACCGACATCAATTGGGTGTTGCGCATTGATGGCCACACCGATAGCCGCCCCATTTCCAATGCCCGCTTCCCCTCCAACTGGGAACTCTCGGCCGCCCGCGCCATTTCGGTGGCCCAATATCTGGTCTCGCGCGGCGTCTCGCCCAATCGCTTGGTCGCGGCGGGCTTTGGCGAATTCACCCCGCTCGACCCTGCCGAAAACGAAGAAGCCTATCGCCGCAACCGCCGCATCGAATTCAAGCTTACCGAAGGTTAG
- the tilS gene encoding tRNA lysidine(34) synthetase TilS, protein MSTGLTPDLGDPEVLARLFAPAANHPAIGLAVSGGPDSLALMLLAQRWASALAGPPRLIVYAMDHQLRPEAAEEVAMVLREAEALGLFAHGLAWTGEKPQSGLQEAARQARYRIIGQAMKADGATLLLTAHHRADQAETVLMRLAHGSGIEGLKGMTPMSRVEGVAVFRPLLDVEPASLALVVQEAGLNPIQDPSNTDLSYERVRWRKRLPLLAEDGLDSAALSRFAARMAEADLALNQMADAAFAELVSLDGFGAASVPQAAFQALSPAIGRRVLARTLNIVGGRQKPRALGQVEKLYDQIAAGNLPRAATLLGAVVRLKAEALTVSREPGRALPEPCALGPHEKLVWDQRFLITNVSDTAGLVAGATDFMPRHRLENFLGFKVTTPAEAIRTAPLVRDGNGDILALGGWSFDERIKVELLID, encoded by the coding sequence ATGTCCACCGGCCTAACGCCCGATCTGGGCGATCCGGAGGTGCTGGCGCGGCTCTTTGCGCCAGCGGCAAACCACCCGGCAATCGGCTTGGCCGTGTCCGGCGGACCGGATAGCCTGGCCCTGATGCTGCTGGCCCAGCGCTGGGCCAGCGCCCTGGCCGGGCCGCCGCGGCTGATCGTCTATGCCATGGACCATCAGCTCCGGCCTGAAGCGGCTGAGGAAGTGGCCATGGTGCTGCGCGAGGCCGAAGCTTTGGGATTGTTCGCACATGGCCTGGCCTGGACCGGCGAAAAACCGCAGTCAGGCTTGCAGGAAGCCGCGCGGCAAGCGCGCTACCGGATCATTGGCCAAGCCATGAAGGCCGACGGCGCCACGCTGCTGCTCACCGCCCATCACCGCGCCGACCAGGCCGAAACCGTGCTGATGCGGCTGGCCCATGGCAGCGGTATCGAGGGCCTCAAGGGCATGACGCCGATGAGCCGCGTCGAGGGCGTGGCCGTGTTCCGGCCCCTGCTCGATGTCGAGCCGGCCAGCCTGGCGTTGGTGGTGCAGGAAGCCGGCCTCAACCCGATCCAGGACCCGTCCAATACCGATCTCAGCTATGAGCGCGTACGCTGGCGTAAGCGATTGCCGCTGCTGGCCGAGGATGGCCTCGACAGCGCCGCGCTCTCCCGTTTTGCCGCCCGGATGGCCGAGGCCGACCTCGCCCTCAACCAGATGGCCGACGCCGCCTTTGCCGAATTGGTGAGCCTTGACGGCTTTGGTGCCGCCAGCGTGCCGCAAGCCGCCTTTCAGGCGCTGAGCCCGGCCATTGGCCGACGGGTTTTGGCACGTACCCTCAACATTGTGGGCGGCCGGCAAAAGCCGCGCGCCCTGGGCCAGGTCGAAAAGCTCTACGACCAGATCGCGGCGGGCAACCTGCCCAGGGCCGCGACCTTGCTGGGTGCCGTGGTGCGATTGAAGGCAGAGGCCCTGACTGTGTCGCGCGAACCGGGCCGGGCCCTGCCCGAGCCTTGCGCGCTCGGTCCGCATGAGAAGCTGGTCTGGGACCAGCGCTTTCTCATCACCAATGTTTCGGACACCGCGGGCCTCGTCGCCGGCGCCACTGACTTCATGCCCCGCCACCGGCTGGAAAATTTTCTCGGCTTCAAGGTGACGACGCCCGCCGAAGCCATCCGCACCGCGCCCCTGGTGCGCGACGGCAACGGAGACATTCTCGCCCTTGGCGGCTGGTCCTTCGACGAACGGATCAAGGTGGAATTGCTGATCGACTGA
- a CDS encoding sigma-70 family RNA polymerase sigma factor: MPQQSGTAEIADLIARCALRDRLAFRALYQRTSAKLFGVVLRILKNRAEAEEAIQEVYIKIWQRSDRYVDGQYSPISWLVAIARNHALDMVRARRPAGDGLDAAMEIADTGPSPERLAQSSEDGQRIETCLATLEPDRAEAVRGAYLDGYSYDELAQRFSVPLNTMRTWLRRSLIKLRECLTA; encoded by the coding sequence ATGCCACAACAATCCGGAACCGCCGAGATTGCGGATTTGATCGCGCGCTGTGCGCTGCGCGACCGGCTGGCATTCCGCGCTCTCTATCAACGCACCAGCGCGAAACTGTTCGGCGTGGTGCTGCGTATCTTGAAAAACAGGGCCGAGGCCGAAGAGGCGATACAGGAGGTCTATATCAAGATCTGGCAGCGATCCGACCGTTATGTAGATGGGCAATATTCGCCCATCAGCTGGCTGGTGGCCATCGCACGTAATCATGCGCTCGACATGGTCCGGGCGCGCCGGCCAGCCGGCGACGGTCTGGATGCGGCCATGGAGATTGCCGATACCGGACCGAGCCCGGAACGACTGGCACAGTCCAGCGAGGATGGACAAAGGATCGAGACCTGCCTGGCGACCCTGGAGCCGGACAGAGCCGAGGCCGTGCGCGGCGCTTACCTCGATGGCTATAGTTATGACGAGCTGGCGCAGCGTTTCTCGGTGCCGCTCAACACAATGCGAACCTGGCTGCGCCGCAGCCTGATCAAACTCAGAGAGTGTCTGACGGCATGA
- a CDS encoding thiamine phosphate synthase gives MAPQLYLITPENPPSEQFPRQLMSVLSGPEIAALLIRRGSLDEQGYTDLSARLIQIGQAAGAAVLLEDDVDLARRLGADGVHVTGGGIKAIRAAIGALKPDGIVGVGNIRSRHDAMSFGELDVDYVMFGPLSGPADPGAADLASWWAETFEVPAIYADPAIEAAALDTTGAEFVALSDCIWAADDPAAALLAFDKAARAAA, from the coding sequence ATGGCTCCGCAGCTCTACCTCATCACGCCGGAAAATCCGCCATCCGAGCAGTTCCCGCGCCAGCTTATGAGCGTCCTGTCCGGCCCCGAAATCGCCGCGCTCCTGATCCGGCGCGGTTCGCTGGACGAACAGGGTTATACTGACCTGTCCGCACGCCTCATTCAGATCGGCCAGGCCGCCGGCGCCGCCGTCCTGCTTGAGGACGACGTGGATCTGGCGCGGAGACTCGGCGCCGATGGCGTGCATGTGACCGGCGGCGGTATCAAGGCCATTCGCGCCGCGATCGGCGCACTCAAGCCCGACGGCATTGTCGGCGTGGGCAATATCCGCTCCCGGCATGACGCCATGAGCTTTGGCGAACTGGATGTCGACTATGTCATGTTCGGCCCGCTGAGCGGTCCCGCTGATCCTGGCGCCGCCGACTTGGCGAGCTGGTGGGCGGAGACGTTCGAAGTGCCTGCCATCTATGCCGACCCCGCAATCGAGGCGGCGGCGCTCGATACCACCGGCGCCGAATTCGTCGCCCTATCCGACTGCATCTGGGCGGCAGACGATCCAGCCGCAGCCCTTCTGGCATTCGACAAGGCCGCCAGGGCAGCCGCATGA
- a CDS encoding class I fructose-bisphosphate aldolase: MTKSLNAIAQKLMTPGMGILAADESEGTIGKRFAKINLPNTLDLRRDYREMLFGATEAMKSYISGVILTEETLKQEAADGTPFRATLADADVIPGIKVDRGAFPMPGESGEKITEGLDGLRQRLAHYAELGAGFAKWRAVITINDIAPTRNNIRANAHVLARYAMLCQEAGIVPIVEPEVVGDGEPGNHSMERCAQVTGDVLENVFKELRLAGVDLAGMLLKPNMILPGINSRERPGIEEVARRTVDVLKEHVPAAVPGIAFLSGGQTDEEATAHLSAMNRMPGKPWPMTFSYGRALQNVALRTWAGRRENFTSAREAFAHRAHMNSLAAIGEWTNDLDRAA, translated from the coding sequence ATGACCAAGTCGCTCAATGCCATTGCCCAGAAGCTGATGACCCCCGGCATGGGCATCCTGGCCGCCGATGAATCCGAAGGCACCATTGGCAAGCGCTTTGCCAAGATCAACCTGCCCAACACGCTCGATCTCCGGCGCGATTATCGCGAAATGCTTTTTGGCGCCACCGAGGCGATGAAATCCTACATTTCCGGCGTCATCCTCACCGAAGAAACCCTCAAGCAGGAAGCCGCCGACGGCACGCCCTTCCGCGCCACCCTGGCCGATGCCGACGTCATTCCCGGCATCAAGGTTGATCGTGGCGCCTTCCCTATGCCCGGCGAAAGCGGCGAGAAGATTACCGAAGGCCTCGACGGCCTCAGGCAGCGCCTGGCCCATTATGCCGAGCTGGGCGCCGGCTTTGCCAAATGGCGCGCCGTCATCACCATCAACGACATCGCCCCCACCCGCAACAATATCCGCGCCAATGCCCATGTGCTGGCCCGCTATGCCATGCTCTGCCAGGAGGCTGGCATCGTGCCAATTGTCGAGCCCGAAGTGGTTGGCGATGGTGAACCGGGCAATCACTCCATGGAGCGCTGCGCCCAGGTCACCGGCGATGTGCTCGAAAATGTCTTCAAGGAACTGCGTCTGGCCGGTGTCGATCTGGCCGGCATGTTGTTGAAGCCCAACATGATCCTGCCCGGCATCAACTCCCGCGAGCGCCCCGGCATCGAAGAAGTTGCTCGCCGCACGGTCGATGTCCTTAAGGAACATGTCCCTGCCGCCGTGCCCGGGATCGCCTTCCTTTCGGGCGGTCAGACCGACGAGGAAGCCACGGCCCACCTCTCAGCCATGAACCGGATGCCTGGCAAGCCCTGGCCCATGACCTTCTCTTATGGCCGCGCCCTGCAAAATGTCGCCCTGCGCACCTGGGCCGGTCGACGGGAGAATTTTACATCGGCGCGCGAGGCTTTTGCGCACCGCGCCCATATGAACTCGCTCGCCGCTATCGGCGAATGGACCAACGATCTGGATCGGGCCGCCTGA
- a CDS encoding inositol monophosphatase family protein: MARSALLNVMVSAAIKAGKSLARDFNEVENLQVSRKGPADFVSKADLRAEQIVYDELRKARPTYAFLMEEGGEVAGTDGQHTWIIDPLDGTTNFLHGIPLFAVAIALQRGGDIVASVIYNPIMDELFTAEKGGGAWLADHKRLRVAGRRHLSDAVVSTGIKTQGTSNDTLQLRQLASVNPAVAGIRRGGSISIDMAWLAAGRFDALWEAGLQPWDVAPGLLMVREAGGLVTDLAGQPGSVWNGQIVAGNETLQGVLLKTLRTIQ, translated from the coding sequence ATGGCCCGTTCCGCCCTTCTCAACGTCATGGTCAGCGCCGCCATCAAGGCCGGCAAATCGCTGGCGCGCGATTTCAACGAGGTCGAAAATCTCCAGGTTTCCCGCAAGGGCCCGGCCGATTTCGTCTCCAAAGCCGACCTGCGCGCCGAACAGATTGTCTATGACGAATTGCGCAAAGCTCGCCCCACCTATGCTTTCCTGATGGAAGAAGGCGGCGAGGTGGCCGGCACGGATGGCCAGCATACCTGGATCATCGACCCACTCGACGGCACCACCAATTTCCTCCACGGCATTCCACTCTTTGCCGTCGCCATAGCCCTGCAGCGCGGCGGGGATATCGTCGCCTCGGTCATCTACAATCCCATCATGGATGAGCTCTTTACCGCCGAAAAGGGCGGTGGCGCCTGGCTGGCCGACCATAAGCGCCTGCGCGTTGCCGGTCGCCGGCACCTGTCCGACGCCGTGGTCTCCACCGGCATCAAGACCCAGGGCACCAGCAACGACACCCTGCAGCTTCGCCAATTGGCCAGCGTCAATCCGGCTGTGGCCGGCATCCGCCGCGGCGGCTCGATCTCCATCGACATGGCCTGGCTGGCCGCTGGCCGTTTCGACGCCCTCTGGGAAGCGGGCCTCCAACCCTGGGACGTGGCGCCGGGCCTGCTCATGGTCAGGGAGGCAGGTGGCCTGGTGACCGATCTTGCCGGCCAGCCAGGCTCGGTCTGGAACGGACAGATCGTGGCCGGTAACGAGACTTTGCAGGGCGTATTGCTCAAGACATTGCGGACCATTCAGTAG
- the pal gene encoding peptidoglycan-associated lipoprotein Pal, with protein MAIPTPINTALRAAAMMLFVVVIAACSRSATDNVGLTGVGNTGAGAPGSQQEFIVTVGDRVFFETDSSSLTSEAMATLDKQAQWLNQYANYRIMIEGHADERGTREYNIALGARRASVVVNYLVSRGVNAQRITSQSFGKERPVAICNDISCWSQNRRAVTVVQ; from the coding sequence TTGGCCATCCCCACCCCCATCAATACCGCCCTGCGCGCTGCAGCCATGATGCTGTTCGTCGTCGTCATCGCCGCCTGTTCGCGCAGCGCCACCGACAATGTCGGCCTGACCGGCGTCGGCAATACCGGCGCCGGTGCGCCGGGCAGCCAGCAGGAATTCATCGTCACCGTGGGTGATCGTGTGTTCTTTGAAACCGATTCCAGCTCGCTGACCAGCGAAGCCATGGCCACGCTCGACAAGCAGGCCCAGTGGCTCAACCAATATGCCAATTACCGCATCATGATCGAAGGCCATGCCGACGAACGCGGCACCCGCGAATACAATATCGCCCTGGGTGCCCGTCGCGCCTCGGTGGTGGTGAACTATCTGGTGAGCCGCGGCGTCAATGCCCAGCGCATTACCAGCCAGTCTTTCGGCAAGGAGCGCCCGGTGGCGATCTGTAACGACATTTCCTGCTGGAGCCAGAACCGCCGCGCCGTCACGGTCGTGCAGTAA
- a CDS encoding flagellar motor protein MotA yields MTQTYDPYHLASPTVYLVKIVIFLVLVGLVAAILITNIVSFFWANPFINSMIFFALFVGIFLSFRQIFRLFPEVKWVNSLQDGNVTTTRPPVLLAPVAGILRERIGEAVITPASMRSILDSVGNRLDEAKDTSRYLTGLLVFLGLMGTFYGLLETVGSVAGVINALDVTSADSGALFANLKEGLAAPLGGMGTAFSSSLFGLAGSLILGFLDLQTSQAQNAFYTDLEDWMTSMTELDHPVTAMQANSMGVAGADMQAMIERMGASMQNQNSSQNAIRAMAELARGIDGLVKHIRTEQEDLRRYITEQGETNQKLRDLIQAMLDEADNERRN; encoded by the coding sequence ATGACGCAGACTTACGATCCCTATCACCTCGCCAGTCCGACGGTTTACCTCGTCAAAATCGTGATCTTCCTGGTGCTGGTGGGATTGGTCGCCGCCATCCTGATCACCAACATCGTCAGCTTCTTCTGGGCGAACCCCTTCATCAATTCGATGATTTTCTTCGCCCTCTTCGTCGGCATATTCCTCAGCTTCCGCCAGATTTTCCGGCTGTTTCCGGAAGTCAAATGGGTCAATTCCCTGCAGGACGGCAATGTCACCACCACCCGCCCGCCCGTGCTTTTGGCGCCGGTAGCCGGTATTTTGCGCGAACGCATTGGCGAGGCGGTCATTACCCCCGCTTCGATGCGCTCCATTCTCGATTCAGTGGGCAACCGGCTCGACGAAGCCAAGGACACCTCGCGCTATCTGACCGGCCTGCTGGTCTTTCTGGGCTTGATGGGCACCTTTTACGGCCTGCTCGAAACCGTGGGTTCGGTGGCCGGGGTCATCAATGCGCTCGATGTCACCTCGGCCGATAGCGGGGCCCTGTTTGCCAATCTCAAGGAAGGGCTCGCCGCGCCGCTGGGCGGCATGGGCACCGCCTTCTCGTCCTCGCTGTTCGGCCTGGCCGGATCGCTGATCCTGGGCTTTCTCGATCTGCAGACCAGCCAGGCGCAAAACGCTTTCTATACCGATCTCGAGGACTGGATGACCTCGATGACCGAGCTCGACCATCCGGTCACCGCCATGCAGGCCAATTCCATGGGTGTCGCCGGCGCCGACATGCAGGCCATGATCGAGCGCATGGGCGCCAGCATGCAGAACCAGAACTCCTCGCAAAATGCCATTCGCGCCATGGCCGAACTGGCGCGCGGCATCGATGGCTTGGTCAAGCATATCCGTACCGAGCAGGAAGACTTGCGCCGCTATATCACCGAGCAGGGCGAAACCAACCAGAAGCTGCGTGACCTGATCCAGGCCATGCTCGACGAAGCCGATAACGAGCGCCGGAACTAG